The Halarchaeum grantii nucleotide sequence ACGAACCGCTTTTCACCCTCGAAAACGACCTCCCGCAGCCCCTCGGCAAACGCTTCGTAGCGGTACTGGTCGCCGTGTTGTCGTATCGTCTCGGCGTCGAAGTCCGCGGGATCGAACTCCCCGACCGTTGCGCGTAGCGACTCGACCGTCGGGTCGAACGTGAGTCCTGTGACCCCCTCCTCAACCTGAGACGCCGTGAACCCCTCGTCGACGCCGAGGAGGGGTTTACCGGCCATCATTGCTTCCGCACCGACGAGTCCGAAGTCCTCCTGTATGGGCGCGTAGACCACCGCAGTGGCGTTCGCGACGAGCGACTCGATGTCGTCGACGAACCCACGTATCTCGACGTTGTCGTGTCCGGCAGCGATCGACTCGAGCCGTTCGCGTTCTTCGCCGTCACCCGCGACGACGAGGCGGTCCTCAAGGCCGGAAAAAGACTCCACGATCAGGTCGATCCGCTTCTCGCTATCAAGACGCGACCACGTCACGAAGTAACCATCGTCACCTTCGTTGCGCCAGTCGCCCGTCACGGGTGGGTAGACGACCTCGGCGTCGCGGCCGTAGTAGCGCCGGATGCGGTCGCGGATCACCTCCGAATTCCCGACGAACGTATCCACGTAGTCGAGCGCCTCCTTATCGAGCGCGCGCCAGATCTTCGCGTACGCGCGGGCTGCAAACCCGACGCCGGGGTAGTTGAGGTCCGTCATCCGACTCCGGAAGAGATCATAGAGCCACCGCGGCGGACTGTGCGGGTAGTGGACGACGCGCTGGTCGGCCGCCGGGACGTAGTACTTCGAGAGCGGCCCGCTCTCGAGGAGAACCTCGTAGGCCTCAAGTTCGGCAACGCCCTCCGTCATGTCGATCCCGACACTCGCGGACTCGAAGGGGTTCATCCCGCCGTTCCGCCAGTCGAGGAGGCGGCCGCTCAGCCCCGTCGTGTACTTCGACTGGCGCATCGCGTACACCTCGACGTCGTCCGGGACGTCAACGTCGTCTGCGACATACATCGTGTATATCGGTGCGTTGAGGACGCGTGCGGCCTCAATGGCGAACGTCTCGCTTCCCCCAATCGTTGGGAAGCGGTCGTGGAGCACGGCGACATCGTCCGTCATGACCGCGGCTTGTGACACCACGGCCTTAACCGTGCCTGTCGGGGGTCGTCATCCGCACAGCGTTCCGAGATGTCGCCGATCTTCCCCACTGAGGCACGACGTATCGCGGTCGCACGCGCGCTCGGCGACCGCCCCGGAAGACAAGCAAGCGCTCCAGCGTCTCCGCCATGTTGAGGTTCACATCGCCACGCTACACGCCAACATCGTTCACAGTTCCGTTCGTCGGTGGTTTAACCCTGTTTATGGATATGAGAAGGGAATACCTATGTGTCGCGTGAGAGAACAACGGACGATGCGAGTCGGGGTCATCACACCGCGATATCCGCCGACGATGCGGGGCGGCGGCGAGGTCAGCGTCCAGTTGCTCGCCGAGCACCTCGCCGCCCACGACGACGTGACGTCCCTCCGCGTCTTCGCCTTCGACGGTGCGGACGAGACGACCCGCCAGGACGGCGTCGTCGTCCATCGCGTCGCCGACGTGCTCAACCGGGTACCCGAGGTGGCGAATATGCAGGCGGTGCTCGCGCTCCGCGAGTACGCGGAGGAGGTTGCGGCATGCGACGTCCTCCACGCCTACAACATGGCGCTCAATCCCGTCGCGGGCTACCTCTCCGAGCGTCACGGGGTCCCAGGCGTCGCGACGCTAAACTCCTACGACGTTCTCCCGAAGGCTGCGTTCGGCGTTCAGCCGAAGCCGAGTCGCCACGCCTACGAGGTGCTCGCGATGCCGACGACCGGCCGCGTCCTCCGGTCGTACATGCGCCGTCTAGACCGATTCGTCACGCTGAGTGAGGCGAGCGCTGCGGTCTATCGGCGAAACGGCTTCGGCGACGCCAGCTTCAGCGTCGTACCGAACATGCTTGATCCGTCTTTTGACCCGCCCGAACGCCGCCCCGATGGCAATGGCTACGAACTCCTCTACGTCGGGAGCCTTATTCCCGAGAAGGGCGTTGAGTCGCTCGTACGCGCCGTCTCCGACCTTCCCGGGGACACGTCCCTGACTGTCGTCGGCGACGGCCCCGAGGACGACTCCCTCCGTCAGCTCGTTGCATCGCTCGGCATCACGGACCGCGTGACGTTCACGGGCCGCGTCCCATACGACCGCGTCCGCGATCGGTACGCGACGGCGGACGTCTTCGTTCACCCCGGGGTCTGGCCGGAGCCGTTCGGCCGGACGATACTCGAGGCCATGGAAACCGGCCTCCCGGTCCTCGTCTCCGACATTGGTGGGCCCGCCGAAGTCATCGATGACCGCCTCTGCCGGTTCGCCCCCGGGACGCCGAGCGCCATCGTTGAGGCCGTTGGCCGACTCCGCGGACGCGAGGATTCCGTCGGCGCGCACAACCGCGAACGCGTCCGCGAACGGTACGCGCCCGAGCGCATCACCGCGGAGATGCTTGACGTCTATCGGTCGGTCCAGTAGGTCAGACGTAACCGAGGTTCTGGAGGCGCTTTTCGACGGTTTCCGACGTCGCCTTGTCGACGTCGGCTGGACGTTCGAACGTCGGTTCGTACTCGCCCGTGTCCGTCGCCTCTGTCTCCACCCACGGAACACGGCGCACCGCTCCGATCGGACACCCCGGCGGGTGACCATAGACGTTCCACTCCCCGAAGGAATTCCCGTGGTCGGCGGAGATTACGACGCGCTCGGCGTCAAGGTTCGAGAGCAACACTACCACGTCGTTGAGCACGTATCGCAGATTCGCGAGGTAGGAATCCCACGCGCGTTCGCGCGATAGTTCGCCTGCCGCCAGGCGATCCCAAACGGAGTGCCATCCCTCCCCAAATGTCTCGATATCGATACCGGAGCCGATCGGGTCGGGGACACTCGGAAAGTGGGGTTGCATGTAGTGAACGAGCAAACGCTCGCAGTCGCTCGAGCGCCCCGCCGCGACCGCTCGATCCGTGACGTGCCGCGCGGGGACCGTGCCCACGCCTTCGTCCCATCCGTATGTCCACACCTCGTCGACGTCCACGAACGCGTCCGAATCGACCTGGCCTTCGCTAAATGGATTCGCTGTCACGTACGCCGTCCGACGGATCTCGTCGGTATATGCCTCCGTGAAGTTCGTGCGCATCCAGTCCTTCGACGCGCTCGCGGTCGAACGGATCGAGGGAATCTCATCTGGGAGGAACTCGTACTCGGACGTAACGGCCGCGAGCGCGTCAACCCGGCAGGCGTCAAGCAATACGAGTGCATCCCACTCGCGTTCGTACACCGGCGTCTCTCTGGGGTCATACGGCAGTGCGAGGCGGCCGAGTTGGCGCGCGACGTCCTGTACGCTCAGTGAGACGGCAGGGCCGAACCCCTCCTCACGGACGACGCGAGGACGGGCTGCGAGCCATGATGAGAGATCCATCGACCACGTGTTGAACCGCACTGCGTAAATACGACCCGAGTCAGCGGGCGGTCACGCACTCGTAGATGTCGGCAACCCGTTCACCAATCGGTCCCCAGTTGAGCGACTCGGCGCGCAGCATCGCGTCCTCACGCATCGAAACGAGGTCTGCATTGCACGCGTCCGTTAGGACGTCTTCGAGCGGCTCGTCGGGGTCGTAGACGATCCCCGCGTTCTCGCCAACGAGGTAGTCGTTGCACCCGATATCGGGTACGATCGGCGGGCACCCGAAGGAGAGAGAGGACACCACGCTGCCGGACGTGAGGACGTCGCGGAATGGGAAGACGGCAGCGTCGGCGGCATTGAAGTACGTCTGGAGGTCGTCGTCCGGG carries:
- a CDS encoding glycosyltransferase; translated protein: MTDDVAVLHDRFPTIGGSETFAIEAARVLNAPIYTMYVADDVDVPDDVEVYAMRQSKYTTGLSGRLLDWRNGGMNPFESASVGIDMTEGVAELEAYEVLLESGPLSKYYVPAADQRVVHYPHSPPRWLYDLFRSRMTDLNYPGVGFAARAYAKIWRALDKEALDYVDTFVGNSEVIRDRIRRYYGRDAEVVYPPVTGDWRNEGDDGYFVTWSRLDSEKRIDLIVESFSGLEDRLVVAGDGEERERLESIAAGHDNVEIRGFVDDIESLVANATAVVYAPIQEDFGLVGAEAMMAGKPLLGVDEGFTASQVEEGVTGLTFDPTVESLRATVGEFDPADFDAETIRQHGDQYRYEAFAEGLREVVFEGEKRFVNAEE
- a CDS encoding glycosyltransferase family 4 protein; translated protein: MRVGVITPRYPPTMRGGGEVSVQLLAEHLAAHDDVTSLRVFAFDGADETTRQDGVVVHRVADVLNRVPEVANMQAVLALREYAEEVAACDVLHAYNMALNPVAGYLSERHGVPGVATLNSYDVLPKAAFGVQPKPSRHAYEVLAMPTTGRVLRSYMRRLDRFVTLSEASAAVYRRNGFGDASFSVVPNMLDPSFDPPERRPDGNGYELLYVGSLIPEKGVESLVRAVSDLPGDTSLTVVGDGPEDDSLRQLVASLGITDRVTFTGRVPYDRVRDRYATADVFVHPGVWPEPFGRTILEAMETGLPVLVSDIGGPAEVIDDRLCRFAPGTPSAIVEAVGRLRGREDSVGAHNRERVRERYAPERITAEMLDVYRSVQ